The stretch of DNA AGAACGCTAGACCCTTGACGATGACAGTGACCTAGACTTGTTTTCTAGATGTGGTTAaggtaaataatattaaaattccaaaaaaatccCTTATATGCTAAGGTATGGCTTTGAGGATAGTGCGACCTGGTACAACAGTTAACCAACATAACATTTCATCCCGACACCTCAACAACCACTTGATGATGTTTAATCATGTTGATTGTTAACATCTTTGTCACAAATACCAAAAAGCCCGATGGTTGTTAAGTTGCGTTTTTTGGTTTGCAAACCTTACAAGGAGCTTCTACAAATGTTGAAATGAACACCCTATGGGAGAAGCTTGTACTTGGAAATGTTTCAGCCTCCACTTGGACGGAACCCAAATTTGTACAAGTATATTTTTACACACACATTGAATTCTATTGTCgtcttaagaaaaataatttccaGATAACTGCAGTAAAAAATCATATTGACACAAGTTACTTTAATTTTGACTTGGTAAGTCATTTTTGGCATTCACAAAGAAATGAATAAGCATGGGCCCAAACCCATTGGAGCATATATTATCAGCACAACATGGCAGGAGGGGCATTTAACATCAAATTTACTCTCAACATTTCCCATCTTTGCCAACACATTCATTTTATACACATTCCACTTTTCGCCACCTCGAAAGATAaataatgaagaaaataataatcCTTATAGAATCTATAAATAAACCTATAAATCTTTTTCTCCCACCTTTATATGCCAAAGTGCTCTCAAGACTAACGAGGTCTAGGGTTCGAACTCCGGAGAGTCACGCCATGCAAAAATTTTGTATACCCAAGTAAACTAAGCTTTCCGTCAGTATTTCGAATCCAATCTCTGATAATTGAATATGCTGAAGGACCAAGATTTAGCTCCTGCAGTTAAATTAACagtatatttattaaaaacgGCATAGGGCAGCATAACTGTATGGAAACGAAATTAAAGTGCTTACTCTTGCTAATTCTTCGATCGATATCACACGGTTTCCTTCTATCTCAAAATAATCAAATGCAGTGGTCGCAATATCTTCCCACCTATCAAGTGCCTCCAATTGATATGTGCTAGTTGCAGCTGCACAAAATTCCTCAAAATCCATCTTTCTATAGGCAAGCGGTTccatctataaaattaattaacaaaccAAGAGAGAAATATGATTGGTCAAAACGTGGAACTAAGttttcacaaaaaaataataaatgttcaGCCAACAAGCAGAAGTTTAGTAGATATAAGTAACTTGTTATAACTGAAAGAACAAGTTTAAGATGAATCATTAATGATTTCCATGAAAAAACTTGCATTCATgaatttaaaaacaatatgGCATATCACCAACCTAATGTGCACTACTATGTAATTTCACCACATGTAGTAAGAAGACTAATTGATTGGGCCAAATTTCCCAAATGCATATTTAGGAACATCCATGTTGAAAAGATCAAATGCAATGGTTATAaattcgataaaaaaaaaaattgtgcatACATACTAAATACGAATAATGACTCACCGTATGTATGATGTCAAGAACCCTTGACTCCCTCATGGCGTCGGTTGCATGACGTGCAAGAGCCTGCAAGTTCAATATTAGACTGATTAGTAATGATGAATGGTCAAAACTCACACAAAAATTTACAGGGAGCAGCGATCACAAACTCTCAAAAGTGGAAAATCAAATTTAACAGTGAAGCAGAAGATAACCATTTTGAAGTTGTCAAGGGAGATGTGCCCCTCTCTATTTGGTTCCAAAAGTCTGAATTGCGCTCTAAGATACACCAACTGATCCTCTGTCAATGCTTTTGAAAGGGCCTGGAAAAAATAAGTGAAAAGACGAGTAAGAATCCAGTGCAGAAAATAAGttccaaaaaataaatcattatcAACAAATAATCCTCTAGTTTCAAAATAACAATTAACGTGCACAAATTATGGGGGTGAGGGGTTGGTTTCATCTAAATGACATCACAATGTCTTGCCATGAATAAACTCTAATGACAAAACATTAAAATCCAATTTTTCTTGATGACTTATAGTTCTCTTTGGTTTCCCTCTACTCTAACTAGTGGACTATCCCCCATCTAATCTACAACTACAACCTAATTATAGCTGAAACatcaaattgaaaatgaaaacaaaattccTAGAAAAAGTTctgttttcattttatattttcacattgGGTTAAAAGACaccacttatttatttatttatttatttatttattttttcctatTTACAAATGTTGTACAAAAACCAGcgaaaacaaattttaattttctttgtttccgttacaaaaatatatataaaaaacgaAACTAAGAGAAAATAAGTAACAACTTTGTAATTAACAATCAAAACAagaaataacaacaacaacaaccaccatGCCTTATCAGTATAGATCAAACGACGCCATAACGGATATCATTAACTCTCCTATGTTTATATCAGTATAAGCATATtccaataaatgaaataaataataccTTAACTGCTGCACGCTTGAATGGTGTTGCGTGAAGATAAGACTTCaccaatttataaattaatatatctaaagGGATAGGACGGCTTTCATCCCTCAACCAAGGGTGAGCTGCAATTACATAAACATgcattaattagttttaaaatttaatttgcaATGATAATGTTACTACCACTATGACTATTCCTAATAGAACCAAGAGAGTAATATTTAGCTATCTACCATAGCATTAATACTCAGCTATATGATAAATAACAGAAAGATATTGAAAGCTTTTCATAATACtgatttattttcttcattCTGCTGAGGCGTGCAGTTACACAACCAACAAGATGTGTGAATTTATTCAATAAGAataaattaatgtcaaaatGTTATACACTTATACTTTGATGACACATACCAAAATTGAGAATCTCATGATGACCCAATTAGAAACATTACAAAGCATATAAAACCGGCTATAGCCGCCATACTGATCTAAATTGATAGGACAACTTACTTAGAGCTTGAGCAGCAGTCATTCTTTTCCTGTAATCCTTGTTTAGGAGCCTTTTAACAAAGTCCTTGGCTTCTGGAGACACGGATGGCCAAGGTAAATCATCGAAGTTGGGATCAGCTCTGAGAACTGTACGAAAGATTCCAGATTCTGTTCGTGCCCAGAATGGTCTACTTCCACATAATAAGATGTAGGTGATAACACCGATACTCCATATATCTGCTTCCACGCTATAAGACCTGTGAAGGACCTCAGGTGCAACATAATATGCACTCCCAACAATGTCATTCAACCGTTCCTCTGTATATCAGCATGGACAAAGGGGACAGTTAAGATTTTTTATAtccataaaaatataatgaagcATGAATGAAAAGAAGCAGCAATCTTCAATAATGAAAAAATGGACGACCCGAGAGACAGAAATAGTGAATACTAAGTACTTTAAGTGTCATGCAGGCAATAAGGGTGAAGACTAGAACCCAGCCATTAAGGCACTACGCATTTTCGAATGTCACGTACAATTAAGGATGTATTTTTCTACATGATATCAGTGGATACAAATGTGAATAACTCATTAGGAAACCAATCTGGTCACACAAACCATTTTCtgttgtttttagttttaaaatatttaactctGAAATATTTCAAGAAGATGCAGATGGATGAAGCATGGAACATCTAATTGACTCTGAAAATAGTGAGACATAAAATCCTATACAAATTTTTGAAAGACAGCAAAAATTAgaattgacaaaaataaaatggcTTAGTAACTAACCATTACAAATACTAATACAACTTAAATGGTCACAAGTCACAACACGTTGTCACTAAAAATTTATGCAAAGCAAGCAATGGCAGTGAAGTGTGCATAATGGTGCAACTTGCCTATTTAACACATTTAATAGagtaaaaatagataatttataaCCTGGCCGTATGAAGTCAGACAGACCAAAATCAATAAGCTTCATATCAGCATCTTCGCTTCTTGAAGTGAAGAGAAAATTCTGTAAAATTAAAACAGCACAACGAATAATCAAAATTCCTTACATTCTTGTCCAGATAAAATGAAACACACATGAGATTAAAATGAGAGCCACATGTTACAAGTTATTATAGGAAAGAAGATTTAAAGCACAAACCTCAGGCTTCAGGTCACGATGCACAACACCTTGAAGATGGCAAAAGGCAGCTACACTTAGAATCTGCAGAACAATAGCTTTTGCATCCTCCTCTGGATACCTTCCTCCCCTGAAAGAGAAGAGAACATTCTTCAATCAAACTAAAAGAGTATATtgagttaaaacaaaaaaacaaaaaaaaaggacaacctGGTAAATAAGATTCTAAAATTTATGGGGTTTTACCAGCTATCCCTTCCCCAAAGAAAACCCTCTTTGAAAATCATAATTATAGCAGAAAAACTGACCTTGACAAAATTCTGTCAAGAAGCTCCCCACCTTCACACAATctgataagaaaataaaatcataaacatcACTATATGAGTATACCACAATTAGAAGATGCATGTTCAATTGTTTAATTAAACATAGTATCCtccatcaaaatatattttgattagaGACTTAGAAATGTTTTActgagtataaaaaaaattgtgattaaaCCTAAGTCctaatgtaaaaaaaatctgaaaaggAAATGGCACAATGAAGCGAAAAAACTGAGAAACTGGAAATAATTCGCAAAGACTGACAAAAAAGCAATGGATATAAGAAAAACAATGCCCACATTGTAGTTCAAAATGTCCATTTCAGAAAATAAGTACAAAGAAAACATAACAAAGATTCAGTTCTCTAGCAATCTTACACCAAAGTCTCTATAATATAGATGATtatgaaaacaagaaaaaatgaCATACTCCATAACTATGTACACATTATTGGCATCCTCACAAGCATCATGAAATTTGACAAGATGCTTATGGCCCGACAGAGTTTTCAATAGCTTCACCTCCCTGCGAACATCTTCAATTGCTATTGCTGTGGTCATCTGCCAAATGAAGATTATTAAGATGCAGCAAAAAGTTTATGTAACATATCGAAAAAATTACGAATTAAATATAGTTTATAAAGCATGAATTCATGAATTATACAATATGGTAGTGACAACAGTTGCATAAATCATAAGACCAATTATGGCCCAAATAGAAGATATGATTAAAGACATTCCCAAACATATGTTTCGTAATGTATAAGATTGGACAAACAAGGTAAGTAATAATCAAACAATTTCCACGAGGGGGCCAAAATAGGTAAGTAATATTCTTAAACAGCAtaaattctttaattttataatacaaTTTATGGGTCATATTATTGTTAATGTTGGTTGTGATGCCGATTGTAACATCGTAACAATCCTTTTTGAAACAAGGCGCACCACGCACCGACACCGAATTCGATTCCTGCAAGAGTCGTTTCGCTATTTTTGGTTGCAAAATTTAACAatggaaattttaaaaaaagaatactCCTGCGCGAATCGATCCTAGGACCCGTTACATGCACAAACGAGCTTAACCACTGCGACTCTGCACAAGGTGATAAAATAGATGAAAAACATTACATATATTATGCATAAATAACTATCAAATAAAAACTTGAGGGGCAAGGCTCCCTCATATCCCAATGAAGGTCCGCCCctaatggtacaagaaattaaCTGAAGATATCCAGAAGACGAGCAATATGCAAACGACAAAATAGCATATACGTTCCATAAATTTCCAAATCCCTTGATGATATAAATATTCTACGCATCAACATAAACCgacaaaatcaataaattttagaGTACATTGGTGATTGATGATATATCATTTACAGGTTACAAATTTCAGAACTCCAATCAGACAGGAAACTTCTTAAGGTGATGCAGGACAACTTTCCAATCAGTTCCCAATTCAATTGACACTGTGAAACAATGCAGTAAGCACAATGCATAGGATAACTACATGACAAATAGCAATAGCCTAAGAATCACATACATTTCTGAAAATGAATTAAGCAAAGACCAAAACGAAGTGGCAATTAAGATCAACCTGAATGATCCAAATGCCATCACAATAATCCAAAGTAATCACAACCAACTCCACCAGACAACCAACATACATACAAATAGAtaattgaaagaagaaaaaaaaactaaaatcaagtTATGAAATCAAATAAGATTAAGGTAGATATATAAAATTAGGGAGgaattggaattggaattggATTTGGATAT from Cicer arietinum cultivar CDC Frontier isolate Library 1 chromosome 3, Cicar.CDCFrontier_v2.0, whole genome shotgun sequence encodes:
- the LOC101492964 gene encoding CDPK-related kinase 3 yields the protein MGQCYGKTIPNAGNDRDPNVTTIIAASDDGNRSPLPSAANGTPSVKNTPARSSSHASPWPSPYPHGANPSPSPARASTPRRFFRRPFPPPSPAKHIRESLAKRLGKAKPKEGPIPEESGVEGDSQSLDKSFGYSKNFGAKYELGKEVGRGHFGHTCSARAKKGDLKDQPVAVKIISKSKMTTAIAIEDVRREVKLLKTLSGHKHLVKFHDACEDANNVYIVMELCEGGELLDRILSRGGRYPEEDAKAIVLQILSVAAFCHLQGVVHRDLKPENFLFTSRSEDADMKLIDFGLSDFIRPEERLNDIVGSAYYVAPEVLHRSYSVEADIWSIGVITYILLCGSRPFWARTESGIFRTVLRADPNFDDLPWPSVSPEAKDFVKRLLNKDYRKRMTAAQALTHPWLRDESRPIPLDILIYKLVKSYLHATPFKRAAVKALSKALTEDQLVYLRAQFRLLEPNREGHISLDNFKMALARHATDAMRESRVLDIIHTMEPLAYRKMDFEEFCAAATSTYQLEALDRWEDIATTAFDYFEIEGNRVISIEELARELNLGPSAYSIIRDWIRNTDGKLSLLGYTKFLHGVTLRSSNPRPR